A single Cannabis sativa cultivar Pink pepper isolate KNU-18-1 chromosome 7, ASM2916894v1, whole genome shotgun sequence DNA region contains:
- the LOC133029178 gene encoding uncharacterized protein LOC133029178, translating into MSTCCGIVVRLKLSTECRQDVDILSILLNCMAPRLIIPAPEHFTGRVTYRGTGVFAKIKARFEEFNLNNTAKDSRFGSFWNVVPLTFSSVLFHQLMLHKMKVDAQKELRMRFYIGQKEVRFGVLEFALITGLDFSSGPTEEEKAAQVARSGSDRLINKYFNRSDSVKIEALQDRFTNCQNPEDLYKLGLCLFVESVVLGREANALITPHILRYVEDLEFFFRIPWGKHSFARLMHSLQKDMLKQKANYEKKLSSDVQHECKYTAYGFAPAVQYWAYEAILEVGKRYGTNHGIRFPRMLSWTSKGDIGKKDVSALFSRRNLEVVKGLLPRTEEEAFVRTISYDGVENLVDDGVDDTEAEAGSQVPETQVPDTQETNTQVPIFGTFFMSLFFIVFVL; encoded by the exons ATGTCGACATGCTGTGGAATTGTTGTTCGTTTAAAattgtcgactgaatgtcgacaggatgtcgatattttgtcgataTTGTTGAATTGT atggctcccagactCATTATTCCAGCACCCGAGCATTTTACTGGCCGCGTCACATATAGAGGCACTGGAGTGTTTGCAAAAATCAAAGCTCGGTTTGAGGAGTTCAACCTTAATAACACGGCGAAGGATAGCCGTTTCGGGAGCTTCTGGAATGTCGTACCCTTGACATTctcctcggtgttatttcaccagctgatgctccacaaaatgaaagtggatGCTCAGAAGGAGTTGAGGATGCGGTTTTATATTGGTCAGAAGGAGGTCAGATTCGGGGTGCTggagtttgcactcattacaggcctggacttctcctcggggccaacagaagaggagaaggctgcgcaggtcgcgcgctcggggtcagacagattgatcaacaaatatttcaaccgGTCTGATAGTGTGAAGATAGAAGCACTCCAAGATAGGTTCACAAACTGTCAGAAcccggaagacttgtacaagctcggcttgtgcttgtttgtggagtcagtGGTTCTGGGCCGCGAGGCAAACGCGCTGATTACGCCTCACATACTTAGATATGTGGAAgacctcgagttcttcttccggattccttgggggaagcactcattcgccagactcatgcactcgcttcaaaaagacatgttgaaacagaaggccaactacgagaagaagctgagttcagatgttcagcacgagtgcaaatacacagcatatggcttcgcacctgcagtacaatattgggcgtacgaggccattttggaggttgggaagaggtatggcacgaatcacgggattcggttccccaggatgcttagctggacgagcaagggcgatattgggaagaaagacgtcagcgcattattttctagacgg aatcttgaagtggtgaaggggctacttccacggacagaggaggaggcatttgtgaggaccatatcttacgatggtgtggagAACCTGGTTGATGATGGTGTGGATGACACAGAGGCTGAGGCAGGTAGTCAGGTACCAGAGACTCAGGTCCCAGACACTCAGGAAACAAACACTCAGGTACCaatttttggaactttttttatgtctttattttttattgtttttgttttgtga
- the LOC133029179 gene encoding uncharacterized protein LOC133029179 — protein sequence MEQLRDILAMLNRPPTTASAPEAPADPSTPPPAASPPVEEEEVFPDDYDPYEGAPATPIEAQPVIHVHDTESQGEILSIEAQPAVVKSRKRKRKPPVWFGDYTEMKRRHRPSSTFDPLEPPDEKLLTTFRKWCVGLIPNHRLRDLRSGDYGPGFFWIMLTPKEWLTDDHIDAAMHMLRRRRTDYPLTFP from the exons atggagcagctcagagacatattggccatgttgaatcgtccgccaacgacagcttcagcaccggaggccccagcagatccatctaccccaccaccagctgcttcacccccagtagaagaggaggaggtcttccccgacgattacgatccttatgagggagctccagcgactccgatcgaggcacaacctgttatccatgtacatgacaccgagtcgcagggtgagattctgtcgatagaggcacaacctgcagtggttaagagtcggaagaggaagagaaagcctcctgtatggttcggtgactatacggagatgaagaggagacataggccatcttcgacttttgatcccctggagccaccggatgagaaattgttaaccactttccgaaagtggtgtgttggactcattccgaaccaccgacttcgggatttgagaagtggtgattacggtccaggattcttttggataatgctcacaccaaaggaatggcttacagatgac CATATAGATGCAGCAATGCATATGCTGAGGAGGCGACGCACCGACTATCCACTGACATTTCCTTAG
- the LOC133039679 gene encoding uncharacterized protein LOC133039679, translating to MYLDTASEMWTVLNNRFNQGNGPRIFELNETLTYLNQGDDSVSAYFTKLTAIRDEINQLRPCIPCTCSAAAQRLDHQNHDHVLQFLKGLNDSYHAVRDQILLLDPCPPLNKVFSMVVNQERQRTLGHRSFPPLAAATSSNSQDNAPATNAASKNKRPRPHCTHCQKPGHYRDKCYFLVGFPPDYGNRKPSDNPPVNTKKPDTGNHTRNPQASHVSSTADASTPQLTPAQCQQIISMLTQQLQPTTDASTSNDNVAINNFSGPFSDIEDWDC from the coding sequence ATGTACTTAGATACTGCATCTGAGATGTGGACCGTGTTAAACAATCGGTTTAACCAAGGCAATGGTCCACGGATCTTTGAATTAAACGAAACACTAACATACCTCAATCAAGGGGATGACTCCGTTAGTGCATACTTCACTAAACTCACTGCCATCAGGGAcgaaattaatcaattaagacCCTGCATTCCTTGCACATGTTCTGCTGCTGCCCAAAGATTAGATCATCAAAACCATGACCATgttcttcaattccttaagggTCTCAATGACTCATATCATGCAGTTCGTGACCAAATACTACTGCTTGATCCATGCCCCCCTTTAAACAAAGTCTTTTCTATGGTAGTCAACCAAGAAAGACAAAGAACTTTGGGTCATAGATCTTTTCCTCCCTTGGCTGCTGCAACATCCAGTAACTCCCAAGACAATGCCCCTGCAACAAATGCAGCTTCCAAAAACAAACGCCCTCGCCCTCATTGCACCCACTGCCAAAAACCTGGTCACTACAGGGACAAATGTTACTTTCTAGTTGGCTTCCCACCTGACTATGGCAATCGCAAACCAAGTGACAACCCCCCTGTCAACACAAAGAAACCTGACACTGGTAATCACACCAGAAATCCCCAAGCTTCACATGTTTCAAGCACTGCTGATGCATCTACTCCTCAACTTACACCTGCCCAATGTCAACAAATCATCTCTATGTTGACTCAACAGCTGCAGCCTACTACAGATGCCTCAACCTCCAATGACAATGTTGCCATCAACAACTTCTCAGGACCTTTCTCCGATATCGAAGATTGGGACTGCTAA
- the LOC115696524 gene encoding probable mediator of RNA polymerase II transcription subunit 26c, with amino-acid sequence MDSSGVDVWTLIDTAIAVASKDYGSDLKKHRDGIVERLYTATATSSAPTVAYLGLSWLVCLVQSKDSLVGLLQGLADMDITFQALKETDIGRHVK; translated from the exons ATGGATAGCTCCGGCGTGGATGTGTGGACCCTTATCGACACAGCAATTGCTGTAGCTTCCAAAGATTACGGCAGCGATCTGAAGAAACACCGAGACGGTATCGTTGAGCGTCTCTACACGGCAACTGCGACTTCTTCAGCTCCTACTGTAGCTTATTTGGGTCTGAGTTGGTTGGTTTGTCTTGTACAGTCGAAAGATAGCTTGGTTGGACTGCTTCAAGGTCTCGCAGACATGGATATAACTTTCCAAGCTCTCAAG GAAACTGATATTGGGAGACATGTTAAGTGA